In the Roseibium sp. HPY-6 genome, one interval contains:
- a CDS encoding thioesterase family protein produces MEIPFRTKRMLNFGDCDISGTAYFPSYLNILNGVNEEFWLHLGYPWHKIIWEERWGTPTVHISSDFSSPSFFGEELEFEVTVQRVGRSSVTIHHEISCKGEKRWSSTQVLAASNLDEHTSIPWPEDVKAALLACIPSSDAEA; encoded by the coding sequence TTGGAAATACCCTTCAGAACCAAACGCATGCTCAACTTTGGCGACTGCGACATCTCCGGGACGGCTTATTTCCCGTCCTATCTGAATATCCTCAACGGTGTGAATGAAGAATTCTGGCTGCACCTGGGATATCCCTGGCACAAGATCATCTGGGAAGAGCGGTGGGGCACACCGACCGTTCACATCTCGAGCGACTTTTCGAGCCCGTCTTTCTTCGGCGAGGAGCTTGAGTTCGAGGTGACGGTCCAGCGGGTCGGGCGGTCTTCCGTAACCATCCACCACGAGATCAGCTGCAAGGGCGAGAAACGCTGGTCCAGCACACAGGTGCTGGCCGCCAGCAATCTGGACGAGCATACGTCGATCCCGTGGCCGGAAGACGTCAAGGCGGCGCTGCTGGCCTGTATTCCGAGTTCGGATGCCGAAGCGTGA